The DNA segment AATCGAAACCGGAGAAAGAATAGCGTTCTTTCGCGGAGCGAAAGGCGACATTCTGCGATCCCTCGCTTACGCAGCGGGCTGGGATTTTGGTCTCTTGCCACGCCACTGCAATCCGCTTGGAAACCGCCAACTTATGAATCGTACGTCCCGCCGAATTTACAACGTCCGCTCCAAATTAAGTGAGAGCCTGCACGTTCCATAAGGTCGTGTTGCATTAGAAGGTCGGCAGGGTCAGCGGTCGGGGGAATCCCCATTCGGCTGCCAGCGCGTCGGCGGCCTGCTCTGGATCGGTTATCGATTTCCAGCCGCCATTGCGAAGAAAGGCGTGCGCGAATTCGTGGGCGATAATGTACAGCGAGAAGGATTCTTCGGCCGCAGCCAATTTCGTTCGCAGCACCACGCAGCGACTGGTTGCCTGACCATTTACCGGCAAATCAATAAACATGCGCCAGCCGCGACCTGGAACGAAGTCTTCCAAAGTCACACGAAACCGATCATCCGATGCGAAATCGACTTGAACCAATTTCGGTAACGCCTGCAAGACGTGCAAGACGCGGACATCTAAGGGAGGACATTCCTGAAACGGGGCAATGTACTCGGCAAGCTTTTGCTGCAAATGTTGATCCACCCGTTCCCTCTTCGTCTATCGAATGCAGCCTTGGTTGACGCCCTATTTTACCGTTCTAAGGCATTTAATAACAGCTGGTACAAAGACAGCGTGGCACGGCTGGCCACAGGTGCCGCCATTCGAATCCCCAGCAAACGTGTTTCCGCGTCCGCAGGGACGTAAAATCGATTTGCGATGTATTTGCCGGGCTGTCCACGCTCTGTCGAGCGTAGATATGTCACTGCCGTAGGTAGCGTCGCCAGACGTTGGTTTTTGCTAGCCATGACTTCCCGTATCAAAAATCGATTTTCTCTGCGCACCCTGATTTTTCTCTTGGGCTCTGGATGTTTAACGCCGTTGTTGGCCTCACCTAGGTGAAAGCTTGAACCCGGCAACCACCTTCCATCCTGCTTTGGAGACGATCATGAAATCCTTGACGACCCTGCCCTGCTCTACCCGGAGCTTTCTTCCCAGCTGGGGAACGGGCCTTCTACTGTTAGCCGTTGCGTGCGGCGGAAACTGGCTTGGGAATCCCGCTCAGGGAGCCGGCATGCTGGTGGCCGAAGGAGGCGCAGGGGGGGTGCTGGAAATCAAAAACCAAGACGTGCGTGTCACGATTAATAACTCCATTGCCGTGACTCAGATCGACCAAACCTTCGTGAACACTGAAAACCGGATCGTCGAAGCACTCTACACGTTCCCTGTTCCTCGCGGAGCCAGCGTGTCGAATTTCAGCATGTGGATCAACGGCAAAGAAATGATCGGCGAAGTGGTCGAAAAGGAACGTGCCCGCAAAATCTACAACAGCTACAAACGCGTCAAACGTGACCCCGGTCTGCTGGAACAAGTCGACTTTAAACAATTTGAAATGCGAATTTTCCCGATCCTTGCCGGTGCCGAACAACGGGTACGAATCGAATACTACCAAGAACTGCAATTGGACCATGACTGGGGAACCTACGTGTATCCGCTCGCCACCCAGACCGCCGGCCGCCCCATCGACACGAAAGTCCAGGGACGGTTTTCGATGAACCTGGAAGTGCTAAGCGAAGTTCCGATTCAAGAACTGCGTAGCGAATCACACACCGATGATTTCGTTGTCGCAAAACATACCGACAAATACGCTCAAGCCAGCATGGAATTGACCGAAGGCGATCTGTCTCGCGACATTGTGCTGGCTTTCCAAACCAAGCGTCCACGGACCGGGATCGACGTCATCACCAGTCAACCCAAAGGGGAAGCCGGCTACTTCATGATGACCGTGACTCCTGGCGAAGACCTTAGCAGCACGATGGAAGCGATGGATTATGTCTTCTTATTGGACATCAGCGGATCGATGGCTCGCGACGAAAAACTCGCTCTCAGCCGCCGCAGCGTCGCTGCTTTCATCGAATCGCTCAGCCCCGAGGATCGGTTTGAATGCCTGGCCTTTAACCTGCAACCGACTCCGCTATTCCAAGGACTGCAAACAGCCAATCAAGAGAACTTAGACAAAGCTTCCCAGTTCTTCGCTCAGCAACGGGCACGCGGCGGCACGGTTTTGGCACCTGCATTGCAAGCGGCCTACGGCTATCGCGATTCCGACCGGCCTCTCAATGTGGTTCTACTAAGCGATGGAATGACCGAACCAGGCGAGCAAGCCGAATTACTGAAACTGATTCAATCACGCCCTGATGGAGTACGCGTCTTCTGCGTCGGAGTTGGGAACGAAGTCAATCGGCCGCTGTTGAATCAACTTGCCACTCAAGCGGGCGGTTTAGCCGCGTTCGTTTCGACCGAAGACAGCTTTCGTCGTCAAGCTCATCTGATGCGTCAAAAACTGATTCGACCAGCGATCGCCAATCTATCCGTCAACTTCTCGGACTCGCAGATTCATGACGTCGAACCGCAGCAGCTTGGCAATCTGTTTTATGGAACTCCGCTGCGGCTGCTGGGCCGATTCAAATCCGGAGGACCGGTTGAAGTAATGATGAAAGGCCAGATCCAAGGGGCTCCCTGGGAACAGACCGTCACCGTCACCCTGCCGACCACAGCCGAAAAGGACAATAGCCCGATCGAACGGATGTGGGCGTTTCGCAATGTATCACGTCTACTGGACGAAGAACGGAGCGGTGTCGCGGCCCACAAAGACGAGATCGTTCGGCTGTGCGAGGGATATTCGATTGTTTCGCCTTACGCATCGATGCTGGTTCTTGAAAACGACCAGGAATACAAACGCTGGAAAATCGAACAACGCAATGCCACTCGCATCGAGCGGGATCGAGCTTCACGTCAGCGGGTAGCCAACCAACTGGCGGCTTTGCGGGATAGCAACCGGTCCTTCGTGACGGCATCCGACGACAAGCCTTCGGCGACCAAAACGGCTCCGGCAAACCCATCCAACACGGCTTCACCTAAAACAGACGCACCAGCCGCCTCCCCTGCTCAACCCGCCAGCCAACCGTCGCCCAGCAACGTCGACCTTAACATCCAACGTCCAGAAAGCCGTAGTGGTGGCGGCGGAGCTATCGATCCAATCACCGCGATGCTGGCGATCTCTTCGGCGGGTGCAGCCGCTCTGGCCGGTCGGCGTCGGAAGCGGAACGAAAAAGAGGCTGCCAATAGCAAGGACTGATCGCATCCAATCACAAACGCCAAGCCCTCCTCAACGGAGGGCTTGTAAGGTAGTTGGTCCTACCGACGGCTCGACAAATCGCAACGACTTTCGGATGACTTTGGTTCGACCCTGCTTCACAGTGGCGGGTGACAGGACCATTCCTAAAAGAGCAATTAACACACCTGGAACCATCATGTTTCGCCGCTACCCCATAACCATTTTGATCGTTGCTCTATCGGTTTTCAGTGCCGCATCGCCAGCGATCACAGAATGGTTTCAGCTTGATTTCAGCAAAGCTGTCGAAGGCGAATGGTGGCGATGGTTCAGCGGCCACGTGACTCACTTTGATCTTTCCCATTTGATCTGGGATTGCGGAATGTTCGCCGTGCTGTCAGTGATTTGCGAATCGAGATATCGCAAATGGTACCCAGCGATCCTGCTAGCCAGCCTGCCCCTTATTTCGGCGGGGATTGTCATTAGCTGTCCGGAAATCGCTTCTTATCGAGGCCTTTCAGGGATCGACACGATGCTCTTTACCTGGCTTGGAATCGCCGCGATCAAAAACAACCTGCGAAGGGGAGATCGAATTTTCGCCACTGCCGCAGCGGTGGGAGTGGCGTGCATGCTGGGCAAACTGGCCTACGAAGGGATTACAGGAGAGATCCTGTTTGTGAATAGCGACAGCTTTCAACCGTTGGTCGAAGCTCACATAGCCGGCGCAATCTGCGGTGCAGCCGCCGCCTGCTTTGATTGGCAAAAAACACCAAAGCCGCTTCTTATTTTCAGCAAGGCTATGCAAATAAGTCGTGAACGACTTTGCCGCCTTCCGGGCCGGTTAACCGATGTGTCCGCCCGTCATGGAAATAATCAAGGCTCTCATGCTTCAGCCCCAGCAGATGCAGAATAGTGGCATGAAGGTCGCGGAAGTGAACTTTTCCTTCCACAGCCTGCGACCCCGTGTCATTCGTTTTGCCATGGACGTATCCGCCCTTAACGCCACCTCCGGCCAGCCAGTAAGTGAACCCTCGGTAGTTATGTCCCGTTTGGTCTTTGCCTTCGGGAACCAAGCCCGGCCGCCCGAACTCGCCGCCCCAGACGACAAGCGTATCATCCAGCAGTCCACGCGTCGCCAAATCGTCCAGCAAGGCTGCGATCGGGGCATCCACCGTTTCACAGTTGGCCTTCAAATCACGTCGATGGTTTGTGTGCTGATCCCAGCCGCCATGATTCAATTCAATAAAGCGAACTCCGGCTTCCGCGAAGCGTCGTGCCAACAGGCATTGACGCCCAAAATCGGTTGGGCGACAGGTTCCCACCGAAAGTTTCTTACCAACTCGATAGCGTTCCAACGTGGCGGCTGACTCGTTGGAAAGATCCAACAATTCAGGAGCACTTGCCTGCATCCGAAAGGCCAACTCCATCGATTCGATCACACCTTCCAAGCGAGCATCATCCTTTCGCCCAACCAAGTGCTGCCGATTTAACGATTGCAAAAAATCAACTTGCTGGCGTTTCGCAGCCAATGGCAAATGATCACTTTTCACATTTTGAATGACCGCTTTTGACATGTCCTCCCCATTGGTGCCGATCGGGGTTCCGGCAAACGCCGTCGGCAAAAACTCACTCGAGTAAACCGACGGCTTGGCGGCATTCAGGCTGATGAATGCGGGCAGGTTTTCATTTTCGGTTCCCAGGCCGTAGGTAATCCACGATCCCATGCTTGGACGTTTCCTCAGTTTTTCACCCGTATGCATCTGCAAGAAAGACTGAGCATGATTTCCTGTATCGGCGTGCATCCCGTTGATCACACACAACCGATCCACATGCTTGGCGGTTTCGGGCATCAGTTCGGAAACCTGGATACCACTTTCGCCATGCTTCTGAAATGCAAACCCCGACCCAGGGTGCTTTTTGTTGGTCGTTTGAGGCTTGTAATCAAACGTATCCATCTGAGCGGGACCACCGCTCATGCAAAGAAAAATAACGCGTTTGGCTCGAGCGGGAACGAAGTCGGCCGTATCCGTCGCCGCTGAAGCGGACCGCTGTTGCAGCGATTGCAGTGCAAGGTAGCCAAACCCACATGAAGTGGACTGCAGCAGTTGACGTCGTGAGGCGAACATGGAACTTAACCTGTGGTCTATGACTTCGATTTAATCGACGAAACGGAATTCATTCGATGCGAACAACGCCTGTGCCAAACCGGCCCAGCCCTGCTGCTGGGCAGAAGATTCCGAATGCCCCGGAACGGTTAGCATTTCGATCGTTTTTTGGACATATTGAACCGTTTGCTCCCGTTCAACGGGTGATGGTTCTCGTAATAGGATGCGGCGGAAGAACGTTTCGACCCGCTGATCTGGCGACGACGTTTGGTCCTGCAATGATCGTTCGGCGAACCGCTGCGACTGCTCGACCACCAAGCGATTATTCAGCAGGAACAAGTCCTGTGTGGGGAGCGTCGTTTCTTCTCGCTGACCAACCACTTCAACGCCAGTCGGAAGATCAAAGGCGGCCAGTTCCGGTGGCGGAGCATGCCGCAAGCGACAGAGATACAGACTGCGATGCGCACTGGGGAAATGGTGGTTCGTAGCATTCCCCGGAGGCCAATTGATTAGTGCGACCACTTTCTCGATGGCCGACCCGCTAGCGGGTCGATGGTCTAGATTCTCGCAGACCGCCAAGATTCCATCACGGAGCGATTCGGCATCCAGACGCTTGCGAGAATGCCTGGCGAACCATTGATTGTTTGGATCTAACGCATTCTGCGAACGGGGCGAGGAACTATCAAGCTGATAGGTTCGACTGAGAACCAGCGCGCGGATCAGGCGTTTGATCGACCAATTTCCTGCAACAAATCGCTCTGCCAAGTGATCTAGCAATTCAGGATGCGAAGGCTTGGCTCCGTAAACTCCAAAGTCGTTGGGCGTTTGCACGATCCCATGCCCAAATAGATGCATCCAGATTCGGTTGACCATCACGCGGGCAGTCTGCGGATGGCGAGGGTCGGTTAACCACTTCGCCAATTCCCTTCGGCCGCTTCCTTCGCCTGGGCTCTCAAAATGAAAACTCGCGTCCGCGGTTTTGTCGGTGAAAACCTGATCGTAGACGGTCAAGACTCCGCGCGGGACAACCGGCCCTTTCTTGTTGGATTCTCCACCGATGCGAATCGCACAATCTACCGGTTTTGCCTTGTCGCGAACCCCCATCGCCCAACCGAGCGTTGCAACGCCCTTGGGCTGCCCACTGGCCGTGTGCAACTGAAGAGCTTGTTCTTCGGTCAGTGCTCGCTCGAACAGAGCGATTTCGGCCAGTTGACCATCCAATGGTGCAAAGTCGTCCGTCCGACTTGCGAAGTTGTATTCGAGGGAATCTTTGAATGTGGATGGCAACGAATCATCGATCTCCAACCGACCATTCAAATACAATTTGACGGACGCTTCGTTTCGCACCAAAGCGACATGGTTCCAAGTATTCGGAGCAATCACCGTTGTCCCAACAACGGACTTCTTATCACCATTTCCACTGAAGACAAACAACTTGCCAGCACGTGCAAGGTTGTACTTACCACCAATTCCAATGTGATCTCCCGGCACCGCTTTATTCCCCCAAGGCCCCCGAGAAAAGAGGTAGGCGGTGATCGGACGCACTTTGTTTCCGATGTGGTTCTTAAACCAGAAACTAACGGAGTAATCATTCGCAGCTGCGGAAACCTTGCCACGGAGCTGCGTCTCCTTGACCTCGACCCAAGCTTTGGGCGAGAACTTCACCTTGGAATCGAACTGGAGTGTTTTTGGCGGTTCGTTGCCGACAACATGCAGGTCGGGGGCCAGCTGATCGATTGCTTGCGAGTAGCCTTCTGGAAAGGCAGCCGGCGTCGCCGCCGGAGGGACGGGATCATCGGTCCCACCCGCTGCGGAACGCAGTGGATGCAGATCGGTCGGAGGAGCGGTTAATTTTTCGTCGCCAGCCCGCCCGTAAAGCGATTCGGTACTGGTAAAGATGCCCGCCAAAGCGTAATAGTCGCTTGTTGGGATCGGATCATGTTTATGGTCATGACATCGGGCACATGCGATGCTTAACCCCATAATCCCCGAGCCCACAACATTGATCTGATCGTCGACCACATCCATTGCGAAGTTCGCGTTCATCGCGACCGCAGGCTTACTGCCGATCGCCAGGAATCCTGTCGCAATCAATTGCCGATGCCGCTGATCGGCCGTTTCTGCGGGCAATAGATCGCCAGCGATCTGTTCGGTCAAAAATTGATCGTAGGGCGTATCACGATTCAGTGCATCGACGACGTAATCCCGGTACCGCCAAGCGTGCGGGAAGGTCGGATTGCGTCCCAGCCCGTCGTCTCCGTTCGATTCGCCAAAGCGGGCGACATCCAACCAGTGCTGTCCCCATCGCTCTCCGAACTGAGGAAGGTCCAACAAAGAATCGACCAATTTTTCGATCGCCAACTGCCGATTGGTTTGGATGTCCGCCGCAAAGGATTCGATCTGCGCCAACGTAGGCGGCAATCCGATCAGGTCGTGATACAAACGACGCGCCAACACGGCGGGAGGTGCGTCCGAGGTCGGTTGCAGCTTGGCCGTTTCTATCCTGGACAGAATAAACGCATCGAGGGGATCCAAAGGCCAATCCGCCTGGACCACCGAGGGGACCGGAGGATCCTGTCGCGGCATCATCGACCACAAATTCGTCTCAGCGAGCGAATCGGGTTTGATCGCTGCCGGTTTGGCGATGCGTGGATCGATCGCTCCTGCGGCGACCCAACTGGCAAAATCGTTGGCAATTTGAGGTGGCAGCGGTTCTGCTGGCGGCATCTCAATATGCTCATACTTCAATGCTTGAACGAGCAGACTGCGTTGGGCGTCCCCCGCAACTAAAGCGGGTCCCGATTGCCCACCTGCCAAGATGCCTTCGCGTGAATCAAGCAGCAGATTTCCGCCCACGTCATCGGATTCACTGGAATGACATTCATAGCAGTGGTTCACCAGGACAGGACGAATCTTCTTCTCGAAAAAAGCAACCTCTTTCGCGGCTGGGTCAGCACCAAGCGATACCGCCGGCACCATTAAGATCGCCAGCACCATCAAGACGGCAGCGACGCAGAGAAGGGAATGCAGCGATTGAAGCTTGCACATTGCACGCCAGCGAGATTGGTAGGGAATTTCATTTCTGAGGAAGGGCCCTCATTATGACCTATCCACCACCGCAATGCAAAAACGGCAGCCCTCGCTGCGACTAGCCCTCTTCGCTCACCTGGGAAACGGCCATGCATCGTC comes from the Roseimaritima multifibrata genome and includes:
- a CDS encoding DUF1553 domain-containing protein, producing the protein MCKLQSLHSLLCVAAVLMVLAILMVPAVSLGADPAAKEVAFFEKKIRPVLVNHCYECHSSESDDVGGNLLLDSREGILAGGQSGPALVAGDAQRSLLVQALKYEHIEMPPAEPLPPQIANDFASWVAAGAIDPRIAKPAAIKPDSLAETNLWSMMPRQDPPVPSVVQADWPLDPLDAFILSRIETAKLQPTSDAPPAVLARRLYHDLIGLPPTLAQIESFAADIQTNRQLAIEKLVDSLLDLPQFGERWGQHWLDVARFGESNGDDGLGRNPTFPHAWRYRDYVVDALNRDTPYDQFLTEQIAGDLLPAETADQRHRQLIATGFLAIGSKPAVAMNANFAMDVVDDQINVVGSGIMGLSIACARCHDHKHDPIPTSDYYALAGIFTSTESLYGRAGDEKLTAPPTDLHPLRSAAGGTDDPVPPAATPAAFPEGYSQAIDQLAPDLHVVGNEPPKTLQFDSKVKFSPKAWVEVKETQLRGKVSAAANDYSVSFWFKNHIGNKVRPITAYLFSRGPWGNKAVPGDHIGIGGKYNLARAGKLFVFSGNGDKKSVVGTTVIAPNTWNHVALVRNEASVKLYLNGRLEIDDSLPSTFKDSLEYNFASRTDDFAPLDGQLAEIALFERALTEEQALQLHTASGQPKGVATLGWAMGVRDKAKPVDCAIRIGGESNKKGPVVPRGVLTVYDQVFTDKTADASFHFESPGEGSGRRELAKWLTDPRHPQTARVMVNRIWMHLFGHGIVQTPNDFGVYGAKPSHPELLDHLAERFVAGNWSIKRLIRALVLSRTYQLDSSSPRSQNALDPNNQWFARHSRKRLDAESLRDGILAVCENLDHRPASGSAIEKVVALINWPPGNATNHHFPSAHRSLYLCRLRHAPPPELAAFDLPTGVEVVGQREETTLPTQDLFLLNNRLVVEQSQRFAERSLQDQTSSPDQRVETFFRRILLREPSPVEREQTVQYVQKTIEMLTVPGHSESSAQQQGWAGLAQALFASNEFRFVD
- the rrtA gene encoding rhombosortase → MFRRYPITILIVALSVFSAASPAITEWFQLDFSKAVEGEWWRWFSGHVTHFDLSHLIWDCGMFAVLSVICESRYRKWYPAILLASLPLISAGIVISCPEIASYRGLSGIDTMLFTWLGIAAIKNNLRRGDRIFATAAAVGVACMLGKLAYEGITGEILFVNSDSFQPLVEAHIAGAICGAAAACFDWQKTPKPLLIFSKAMQISRERLCRLPGRLTDVSARHGNNQGSHASAPADAE
- a CDS encoding DUF1501 domain-containing protein, whose translation is MFASRRQLLQSTSCGFGYLALQSLQQRSASAATDTADFVPARAKRVIFLCMSGGPAQMDTFDYKPQTTNKKHPGSGFAFQKHGESGIQVSELMPETAKHVDRLCVINGMHADTGNHAQSFLQMHTGEKLRKRPSMGSWITYGLGTENENLPAFISLNAAKPSVYSSEFLPTAFAGTPIGTNGEDMSKAVIQNVKSDHLPLAAKRQQVDFLQSLNRQHLVGRKDDARLEGVIESMELAFRMQASAPELLDLSNESAATLERYRVGKKLSVGTCRPTDFGRQCLLARRFAEAGVRFIELNHGGWDQHTNHRRDLKANCETVDAPIAALLDDLATRGLLDDTLVVWGGEFGRPGLVPEGKDQTGHNYRGFTYWLAGGGVKGGYVHGKTNDTGSQAVEGKVHFRDLHATILHLLGLKHESLDYFHDGRTHRLTGPEGGKVVHDLFA
- a CDS encoding VIT and vWA domain-containing protein gives rise to the protein MKSLTTLPCSTRSFLPSWGTGLLLLAVACGGNWLGNPAQGAGMLVAEGGAGGVLEIKNQDVRVTINNSIAVTQIDQTFVNTENRIVEALYTFPVPRGASVSNFSMWINGKEMIGEVVEKERARKIYNSYKRVKRDPGLLEQVDFKQFEMRIFPILAGAEQRVRIEYYQELQLDHDWGTYVYPLATQTAGRPIDTKVQGRFSMNLEVLSEVPIQELRSESHTDDFVVAKHTDKYAQASMELTEGDLSRDIVLAFQTKRPRTGIDVITSQPKGEAGYFMMTVTPGEDLSSTMEAMDYVFLLDISGSMARDEKLALSRRSVAAFIESLSPEDRFECLAFNLQPTPLFQGLQTANQENLDKASQFFAQQRARGGTVLAPALQAAYGYRDSDRPLNVVLLSDGMTEPGEQAELLKLIQSRPDGVRVFCVGVGNEVNRPLLNQLATQAGGLAAFVSTEDSFRRQAHLMRQKLIRPAIANLSVNFSDSQIHDVEPQQLGNLFYGTPLRLLGRFKSGGPVEVMMKGQIQGAPWEQTVTVTLPTTAEKDNSPIERMWAFRNVSRLLDEERSGVAAHKDEIVRLCEGYSIVSPYASMLVLENDQEYKRWKIEQRNATRIERDRASRQRVANQLAALRDSNRSFVTASDDKPSATKTAPANPSNTASPKTDAPAASPAQPASQPSPSNVDLNIQRPESRSGGGGAIDPITAMLAISSAGAAALAGRRRKRNEKEAANSKD